In Deltaproteobacteria bacterium HGW-Deltaproteobacteria-4, a single genomic region encodes these proteins:
- the treZ gene encoding malto-oligosyltrehalose trehalohydrolase, giving the protein MRSFSFDIGATPVPGGVNFRVWAPAATCVEVEILSTAGRKFVLQRDGDYFQGVVVAAVGDDYWYWLDNTLRRPDPASRSQPQGVHGPSRIIDPAFPENEGGWAGIALDACIFYELHIGTFTPAGTFDAAIDRLAYLRELGVTALQIMPVAQFPGERNWGYDGVFPFAPQESYGGPAGLKRLVAACHQQGLAVFLDVVYNHLGPEGNYLHAFGPYFTDRYRTPWGDAVNFDGADSDGVRHYFIANACYWLREYHFDGLRLDAVHGIFDFSARHILDELTEAVHALAAELGRPAYVIAESDLNDPRLVIDRRHGGYGLDAQWCDDFHHALRTLLTGDRSGYFRDFGGFSPLVKSFRAGFVMAGDYSSYRRRRHGASSAEIPPRQLLVFAQNHDQVGNRMRGERLSEHLSPPQLKLAAATVLLSPYLPLLFMGEEYAERAPFPYFISHGDAELVAAVRQGRNDEFLQFAWQGHPPDPQAESTFLSAKVDPEQRRQGEQRALFDFYGELIRLRKECRPLAKLDREGMEIVAGEEEQLLAITRSAGDEQILCLFNYSERPRLVAPPLAMGTLTLLFDSAGAVLPGRGITVDAARPETFPALPPFGVSVYRKD; this is encoded by the coding sequence ATGCGTTCCTTTTCCTTCGACATCGGCGCGACCCCGGTGCCCGGCGGCGTCAACTTTCGGGTCTGGGCTCCGGCCGCGACCTGTGTCGAGGTCGAAATACTGTCGACCGCTGGCAGGAAATTCGTTTTGCAGCGGGATGGCGACTATTTTCAGGGTGTCGTCGTTGCTGCTGTCGGCGATGACTACTGGTACTGGCTGGACAACACGCTGCGGCGGCCGGATCCGGCTTCGCGTTCGCAACCGCAGGGGGTGCATGGCCCTTCCCGCATCATCGATCCGGCTTTCCCTGAGAATGAAGGGGGATGGGCCGGCATCGCCCTTGACGCTTGCATCTTCTACGAGCTGCACATCGGCACCTTTACTCCGGCCGGAACCTTCGACGCGGCCATCGACCGCCTTGCTTATCTTCGCGAACTCGGGGTCACGGCGCTTCAGATCATGCCGGTGGCGCAATTTCCCGGCGAACGTAACTGGGGCTACGACGGGGTCTTTCCCTTTGCACCGCAAGAGAGTTACGGTGGGCCCGCCGGTCTGAAACGTCTGGTTGCGGCCTGTCATCAACAGGGGTTAGCCGTCTTCCTGGATGTTGTCTACAACCATCTCGGCCCGGAAGGGAACTACCTGCACGCCTTCGGCCCCTACTTTACCGACCGTTATCGCACCCCTTGGGGGGATGCGGTTAACTTTGACGGCGCGGACAGCGATGGCGTGCGCCACTACTTTATCGCCAATGCCTGTTATTGGCTGCGCGAGTACCACTTCGACGGCCTGCGCCTCGATGCGGTGCATGGCATCTTCGACTTCAGCGCCCGCCACATTCTCGACGAATTGACCGAGGCAGTGCATGCGCTGGCCGCTGAGCTCGGACGCCCGGCTTATGTCATCGCCGAAAGCGATCTCAACGATCCCCGGCTGGTCATCGATCGCCGGCACGGGGGCTACGGCCTCGATGCCCAGTGGTGTGATGACTTCCATCATGCTCTCCGCACCCTCTTAACCGGCGACCGTTCCGGATATTTCCGCGACTTTGGTGGATTTTCCCCGCTCGTCAAGAGTTTCCGCGCCGGATTTGTGATGGCCGGCGATTATTCCTCCTATCGGCGCCGCCGCCATGGCGCCTCTTCGGCGGAGATCCCCCCCCGCCAGCTGCTGGTCTTTGCCCAGAACCATGACCAGGTGGGGAACCGCATGCGCGGCGAGCGGCTCAGTGAACATCTGTCTCCGCCGCAGCTGAAACTTGCCGCCGCCACGGTCTTGCTTTCCCCTTACCTCCCCCTCCTCTTTATGGGCGAAGAGTACGCGGAGAGAGCTCCCTTCCCTTATTTCATCAGTCATGGTGATGCGGAGCTGGTCGCGGCGGTCCGGCAGGGACGGAATGATGAATTTCTCCAGTTTGCGTGGCAGGGTCACCCTCCCGATCCGCAGGCCGAAAGCACTTTCCTGTCGGCAAAAGTCGATCCGGAACAGCGCCGGCAGGGGGAGCAGCGGGCACTCTTCGATTTCTATGGTGAGCTGATCCGACTGCGCAAGGAGTGCCGGCCTCTTGCCAAGCTCGACCGGGAGGGGATGGAGATTGTTGCCGGCGAGGAGGAACAGCTGCTGGCCATCACCCGTAGCGCTGGCGACGAGCAGATCCTTTGTCTCTTCAACTATAGTGAGCGGCCGCGTCTTGTCGCTCCCCCCCTGGCGATGGGGACTCTTACCCTTCTTTTCGATTCTGCCGGTGCCGTGTTGCCGGGCAGGGGCATCACGGTCGATGCCGCCCGACCTGAAACCTTTCCGGCGCTCCCCCCCTTTGGTGTCAGCGTCTACCGAAAGGACTAG
- a CDS encoding 1,4-alpha-glucan branching enzyme: MGRGGGTCFWLKSSPIIRWPCSNGLIAAPDKVKGDVAVLTEHDIYLFKEGTHSRLHEKFGCQLVEYDGAGGAHFSVWAPNARRVSVVGDWNGWKRGAHPLRMREDGSGIWSGFVPGVSQGQAYKYFITSRQGGYQVEKADPFAFCAEAPPRTGSRAWRFNYEWNDAAWMATRSSANALDAPLSIYEVHLGSWRRVPEEANRFLNYREIAQPLAEYVREMGFTHVELMPVTEHPFFGSWGYQTTGYFAPTARYGDPEDFMHLVDTLHQHGIGVILDWVPSHFPSDEHGLVYFDGTALYEHADPKQGFHPEWTSQVFNYGRNEVGGFLISSALFWLDRYHVDGLRVDGVASMLYLDYGRQPDEWVPNRYGGRENIEAVEFLRLLNQAVYREHPDVQTMAEESTSWPMVSRPVYLGGLGFGLKWNMGWMHDALKYMSQDPIHRKYHHSQLTFSIWYAFFENFLLPLSHDEVVYGKGSLLNKMPGDPWRQFANLRLLYGYMWGHPGKKLLFMGCEFGQRSEWTHEGSLEWHLLQTPEHAGLQRWVSDLNRLYRAEPALYQRDFDQSGFAWVDCNDSEQSVLTFLRLPQGEGAPILVVCNFTPIPRTNYIVGVPDGGYWREIANSDAPLYGGSGIGNLGGVEAAPVAVQGRYHSLVLTLPPLAILMFKKEGTDD, encoded by the coding sequence ATGGGGAGGGGGGGTGGAACCTGCTTTTGGCTGAAGTCCTCGCCAATTATCCGGTGGCCTTGCTCGAACGGCTTGATCGCAGCCCCTGACAAAGTGAAAGGAGACGTCGCGGTGTTGACGGAACACGATATCTATCTCTTCAAGGAAGGGACCCATTCCCGGCTGCACGAAAAGTTCGGCTGCCAGCTGGTCGAGTACGACGGTGCTGGAGGCGCGCATTTCTCGGTGTGGGCGCCCAACGCCCGGCGTGTCTCGGTGGTCGGTGATTGGAACGGCTGGAAAAGGGGGGCCCATCCGCTCCGGATGCGGGAAGACGGTTCGGGGATCTGGTCCGGATTTGTGCCGGGTGTCAGTCAGGGGCAGGCCTACAAATATTTCATCACCTCCCGCCAGGGCGGTTATCAGGTGGAGAAGGCCGACCCCTTCGCTTTTTGTGCCGAAGCGCCGCCGCGAACCGGTTCCCGCGCCTGGAGGTTCAACTACGAATGGAACGATGCGGCGTGGATGGCGACGCGGAGCAGCGCCAATGCCCTCGATGCGCCGCTGTCGATCTATGAAGTGCATCTCGGCTCGTGGCGGCGGGTGCCCGAGGAGGCCAACCGTTTTCTCAACTATCGTGAGATTGCGCAACCCCTCGCCGAGTATGTGCGCGAAATGGGATTCACCCATGTTGAACTGATGCCAGTCACCGAACACCCCTTTTTCGGTTCCTGGGGGTATCAGACCACCGGCTACTTTGCCCCGACGGCCCGTTACGGTGATCCGGAAGATTTCATGCACCTCGTCGATACCCTGCACCAGCACGGCATCGGTGTCATCCTCGACTGGGTCCCGTCGCATTTCCCCAGCGACGAACACGGGCTGGTCTACTTCGACGGCACCGCCCTTTATGAACACGCCGATCCGAAACAGGGCTTTCACCCGGAATGGACCAGCCAGGTCTTCAATTACGGCCGCAACGAAGTGGGCGGTTTTCTGATTTCCAGCGCTTTGTTCTGGCTGGATCGTTATCACGTCGATGGGCTGCGCGTCGATGGTGTCGCCTCGATGCTTTATCTCGATTATGGCCGTCAGCCTGACGAGTGGGTGCCGAACCGTTACGGCGGCCGGGAGAACATCGAGGCCGTCGAGTTCCTGCGCCTGCTCAACCAGGCGGTCTATCGCGAACATCCCGACGTGCAGACCATGGCCGAGGAATCGACCTCCTGGCCGATGGTGTCACGGCCGGTCTATCTCGGCGGCCTCGGCTTCGGGCTGAAGTGGAATATGGGCTGGATGCACGACGCCCTCAAGTACATGAGCCAGGATCCGATCCACCGCAAGTATCACCATAGCCAACTCACTTTTTCGATCTGGTACGCCTTTTTCGAGAATTTCCTCCTTCCCCTCTCGCACGATGAAGTCGTCTACGGGAAAGGCTCACTGCTCAACAAGATGCCGGGCGATCCCTGGCGTCAGTTCGCCAATCTGCGTTTGCTCTACGGTTATATGTGGGGGCACCCTGGCAAGAAACTCCTCTTTATGGGGTGTGAATTCGGCCAGCGCAGCGAATGGACGCACGAAGGGAGCCTGGAGTGGCATCTGCTCCAGACTCCCGAGCACGCCGGTCTGCAGCGCTGGGTGAGCGATCTGAACCGGCTTTACCGCGCCGAACCCGCCCTTTATCAACGCGATTTTGACCAGTCCGGTTTTGCCTGGGTGGATTGCAATGACAGCGAACAGAGTGTCTTGACCTTCCTGCGCCTGCCGCAAGGGGAAGGCGCGCCGATCCTCGTGGTCTGCAACTTCACGCCCATTCCGCGTACCAACTATATTGTCGGGGTTCCGGACGGTGGGTATTGGCGAGAAATTGCCAACAGCGATGCGCCGCTCTACGGCGGCAGCGGCATCGGCAACCTTGGCGGCGTCGAGGCGGCGCCGGTCGCGGTGCAAGGTCGCTACCACTCCCTGGTGCTGACGCTGCCGCCCCTTGCCATCCTCATGTTCAAGAAGGAGGGGACAGATGACTGA
- a CDS encoding glycoside hydrolase, protein MERFLCIHGHFYQPPRENPWLEAIEIQDSAYPYHDWNERITAECYAPNTASRTLDHEGRIRGIINNYASISFNFGATLLSWMEKFAPATYQAILAADRQSRHWRSGHGAALAQVYNHIIMPLASRRDKETQVRWGIKDFEARFQRFPEGMWLAETAVDTETLEVLAAAEIRFTILAPHQAAAVRKIGSGKWQEVNGARIDPSQAYLCRLPSGRSITLFFYDGPISQAVAFEKLLSSGEQFAARLLTGFAAQRKHSQLVHIATDGETYGHHHRFGEMALGHALHHIKTNNLARLTNYGEYLELNPPTMEVQIVEKSSWSCSHGVERWRRHCGCNSGGGSGWNQQWRQPLREALDWLGGELADAYERGAAGVLKEPWKARDDYIDVILNRSPENVAAFLQRHMPPSLGEEAAVDALCLLEMQRHALLMFTSCGWFFDELSGLETVQIIQYAGRAIQLAGKYSSQPIEGPFLNRLALAKSNLRVHGDGAKIYKKSIKPAMIDLIKVGAHYAVSSVFEEYSKETGIFSYHTLREDFLLISAGEMRLAIGRVFIRSTITHQADRISFCTLYHGGHALNSGVRSFLGERAYLGMKREIVAAFNDGDVAKIIRRMDGHFGRHSYSLRNLFRDEQRQILKHIIAATLQEFEIKFSDLYDKSRSLAGFLRETGMPVPHRFMTTAETSLNLQLQKLFTAEAVDMTRLQETIDEIGIWKVGVDKVALEFIVRRRLERAMDALQEEPESPQRQTDVSQLLEAIAHLSIEVNLWEVQNQYWDLIRSRGIDFSPHAGETARPGTAGVEFLRKLGGLLHFNVGVDLTSRGEL, encoded by the coding sequence ATGGAACGATTCCTCTGCATCCATGGCCACTTTTATCAGCCCCCCCGCGAGAACCCCTGGCTGGAGGCGATTGAAATCCAGGATTCGGCTTATCCTTATCATGACTGGAATGAGCGGATCACCGCTGAGTGCTATGCCCCCAATACCGCGTCCCGCACCCTTGATCATGAAGGGCGGATCCGGGGGATCATCAATAACTATGCTTCGATCAGCTTCAACTTCGGTGCGACCCTCCTTTCCTGGATGGAAAAGTTTGCGCCCGCAACCTATCAGGCGATTCTCGCCGCCGACCGGCAGAGCCGCCACTGGCGTTCCGGGCATGGCGCTGCCCTGGCCCAGGTCTACAACCACATCATTATGCCTCTCGCCAGCCGGCGCGACAAAGAGACACAGGTGCGCTGGGGGATCAAGGATTTTGAAGCGCGCTTTCAACGCTTCCCCGAAGGGATGTGGCTGGCGGAGACCGCCGTCGATACAGAGACTCTCGAGGTGCTGGCCGCTGCGGAGATCCGTTTCACGATCCTTGCTCCGCATCAGGCAGCGGCGGTGCGCAAGATCGGCAGCGGCAAATGGCAGGAGGTCAACGGCGCCCGCATCGACCCTTCCCAGGCCTACCTCTGCCGTCTCCCCTCCGGGCGGAGCATCACCCTCTTCTTCTACGATGGACCGATCTCACAGGCCGTCGCCTTCGAGAAGCTGCTGAGCAGCGGTGAACAATTTGCCGCCCGGCTGTTGACCGGCTTTGCAGCCCAGCGCAAACATTCCCAACTCGTCCACATCGCCACCGATGGCGAGACCTACGGCCATCATCACCGCTTCGGCGAGATGGCGCTCGGCCATGCCCTGCATCATATCAAAACTAATAATTTGGCGCGGCTGACCAACTACGGCGAGTATCTGGAGCTGAATCCTCCCACCATGGAGGTCCAGATTGTCGAAAAGAGCTCCTGGAGCTGCAGTCACGGTGTCGAGCGCTGGCGTCGTCATTGCGGATGCAACTCGGGGGGGGGCAGTGGCTGGAACCAGCAGTGGCGGCAGCCGTTGCGCGAGGCCCTCGACTGGCTCGGCGGTGAACTGGCCGATGCTTATGAACGGGGAGCAGCCGGGGTGCTGAAGGAGCCCTGGAAGGCGCGGGATGATTATATTGACGTCATATTGAACCGCTCCCCGGAGAATGTTGCCGCCTTTTTGCAGCGGCATATGCCGCCGTCTCTGGGAGAAGAAGCTGCGGTCGACGCCCTTTGTCTGCTTGAGATGCAGCGCCACGCCCTGCTCATGTTCACCAGCTGCGGCTGGTTTTTTGATGAACTCTCGGGGCTGGAAACAGTGCAGATCATCCAGTATGCCGGCCGGGCCATCCAGTTGGCCGGGAAGTACTCGTCACAGCCGATCGAAGGCCCCTTTCTGAACCGGCTGGCGCTGGCTAAAAGCAACCTGCGTGTCCATGGGGACGGAGCGAAGATCTACAAGAAATCGATCAAGCCGGCGATGATCGACTTGATCAAGGTCGGGGCACACTACGCCGTCAGCTCGGTCTTTGAGGAGTACAGCAAGGAGACCGGCATCTTCAGTTATCATACCTTGCGGGAGGACTTCCTCCTTATCTCCGCCGGAGAGATGCGACTGGCGATCGGCAGGGTCTTCATCCGCTCGACCATCACTCATCAGGCCGACCGGATCAGTTTCTGTACCCTCTATCACGGCGGTCATGCCCTGAACAGCGGTGTCCGGTCCTTCCTTGGTGAAAGAGCTTATCTGGGCATGAAGAGGGAGATCGTCGCTGCCTTCAATGACGGTGATGTCGCCAAGATCATCCGGCGGATGGACGGTCATTTCGGCCGGCACAGTTACTCCCTGCGCAACCTTTTTCGCGATGAGCAGCGGCAGATCCTTAAGCACATCATTGCTGCAACCTTGCAGGAGTTTGAAATAAAATTCAGCGATCTCTACGACAAAAGCCGCAGCCTCGCCGGGTTTTTGCGCGAAACCGGTATGCCGGTACCGCACCGTTTTATGACCACGGCCGAGACCTCCCTGAATTTGCAACTGCAAAAGCTCTTCACCGCCGAGGCTGTCGACATGACAAGGCTGCAGGAGACAATCGACGAGATCGGCATCTGGAAGGTCGGCGTCGACAAGGTGGCCCTGGAGTTTATCGTTCGCCGTCGATTGGAGAGGGCCATGGATGCCCTGCAGGAAGAGCCGGAGAGCCCACAACGCCAGACGGATGTGAGTCAATTGCTAGAGGCGATTGCGCACCTCTCCATCGAGGTGAATCTCTGGGAGGTGCAGAACCAGTACTGGGATTTAATCCGTTCCCGCGGCATCGACTTCAGCCCTCACGCCGGAGAGACCGCGAGGCCTGGTACCGCCGGGGTTGAATTCCTCCGCAAACTCGGGGGACTGCTCCATTTTAATGTCGGGGTAGATCTGACATCCAGGGGAGAGCTATGA
- a CDS encoding cation transporter — translation MNKVVTFIVMAGFWILMSGMFDAFHLSLGLLCCLLIAFLSADLLFGPEFKVRFSQVLGMIIYLPWLFWQILLSNLQVAYIVLHPRMLEVIDPQLVRFRTRLKGSFARVTLAQSITLTPGTITVNLSNDEFTVYALTAAAASDLPGEMEERLIAALEKD, via the coding sequence ATGAATAAAGTCGTAACCTTCATAGTCATGGCCGGTTTCTGGATCTTGATGTCCGGAATGTTCGATGCCTTCCACCTGAGCCTGGGACTGCTCTGCTGTCTACTGATCGCCTTTCTGTCGGCGGACCTCCTCTTTGGTCCGGAGTTCAAAGTACGTTTCAGCCAAGTACTCGGGATGATCATCTATCTCCCCTGGCTCTTCTGGCAGATCCTGCTGTCCAACCTGCAGGTGGCCTACATCGTCCTGCACCCGCGCATGCTTGAAGTGATCGATCCCCAATTGGTCCGCTTTCGCACCCGCCTCAAAGGCTCCTTTGCCCGGGTGACCCTGGCACAGTCCATCACCCTCACCCCCGGCACCATCACCGTCAACCTAAGCAATGATGAGTTCACCGTCTACGCCCTGACCGCTGCGGCCGCCTCTGATCTGCCGGGCGAGATGGAAGAGCGCCTGATCGCCGCCCTGGAAAAGGACTAA
- a CDS encoding malto-oligosyltrehalose synthase has product MNGQGLRIPVSTYRLQFNADFRFSDAQQIIPYLHALGISDLYASPYFKARTGSQHGYDILDQNSLNPEIGSPDEYEALVATLHRFDMGQILDIVPNHMCIEGQNDFWLDVLENGPSSPYANFFDIDWHPVKQELENKILIPILGEQYGTILENGELHLAFEEGSFFVYYFEHKFPIIPKSYSNVLTLELDALEAELSSDVHEFQELMSIVTALKHLPPTTEQLPERITERYREKEVVKRRLWTLYQESSVIRAFIDGNVIAFNGSKGDPRTFDLLDALLGEQVYRISHWRVATEEINYRRFFDINSLGAIRVEDPVVFAATHRLVFDLIASGKINGLRIDHADGLCDPEDYIKRLQSSCFLHLYGETTGAESKEEEATIRGRYGQILAGDPAYKPFYILGEKILLKSEKLPESWPVYGTTGYDFANQVNGLFVETGQAKVFERLYSRFVQQRIDFPSVAYECKKLVMQVTMSSEINTLGHYLNRISEQNRHTRDFTLNSLIKSIIEVIACFPVYRTYINNYEVAERDRLYIESSVSRAKRQNPAISASVFDFIRDVLLLRFPETMNEDYRQVWLDFVKRFQQITGPVMAKGVEDTAFYVCNRLLSLNEVGGSPERFGITVETFHGQNIERSKSRPLAMLASSTHDTKRSEDVRARINVLTEMPELWREGLYRWSRHNRKLKEMIDGKLVPGRNEEYFLYQTLIGTWPFCPPDDPEFAGFRTRMKDYMLKALREAKVNTSWISPNLPYEEALLTFIDRILKVSRKNKFLTDFSSFQRLTAACGIFNGLAQTLLKICSPGIPDVYQGNELWDFSLVDPDNRRFVDYALRRRLLDELLRKEEEEGPLATARDVVASRRDGRIKLHLTCKALNFRRANRELFETGRYLPLVVEGPCQDHVCAFERASSDSAFLVVVPLCCSHLLADEQGLPLGEKIWQGTQILLSPESSAASYRNLLTGEILHAVDGEGGWNLLLAEVLANYPVALLERLDRSP; this is encoded by the coding sequence ATGAATGGTCAGGGTCTAAGGATACCGGTCTCAACCTACCGGCTGCAGTTCAATGCTGATTTTCGCTTCAGCGATGCGCAGCAGATCATCCCCTATCTGCATGCCCTCGGGATCAGCGATCTCTACGCTTCCCCCTACTTCAAAGCGCGGACAGGGAGCCAGCACGGTTACGATATTCTTGACCAGAACAGCCTTAATCCCGAGATCGGCAGCCCCGATGAGTACGAAGCGCTGGTCGCCACGCTGCATCGCTTTGATATGGGACAGATTCTCGATATCGTCCCTAACCACATGTGTATCGAAGGGCAGAATGACTTCTGGCTCGACGTCCTCGAGAATGGCCCAAGTTCCCCCTATGCGAACTTCTTCGATATCGATTGGCACCCGGTCAAGCAGGAGTTGGAAAACAAAATTCTCATCCCCATCCTCGGCGAGCAGTACGGAACCATCCTCGAAAACGGCGAGCTGCATCTGGCTTTTGAAGAAGGATCTTTCTTCGTTTACTACTTTGAACACAAATTTCCGATAATCCCCAAGTCCTACAGCAATGTCCTGACCCTGGAACTCGATGCTTTGGAGGCGGAGCTGTCGAGCGATGTCCACGAGTTTCAGGAGCTGATGAGCATCGTCACCGCCCTCAAGCACCTCCCCCCCACCACCGAACAGCTTCCCGAGCGCATCACGGAGCGCTACCGGGAGAAGGAGGTCGTCAAGCGGCGGCTCTGGACCCTGTATCAGGAGAGTAGCGTCATCAGGGCTTTTATTGACGGCAATGTCATCGCCTTCAACGGCAGTAAGGGTGATCCCCGCACTTTCGATCTCCTCGACGCTCTCCTCGGCGAGCAGGTCTATCGCATCTCCCACTGGCGAGTCGCCACCGAGGAGATCAACTACCGCCGCTTCTTCGACATCAACTCCCTCGGCGCCATTCGCGTCGAGGATCCGGTCGTCTTCGCTGCGACCCATCGCCTGGTCTTCGATCTGATTGCAAGCGGCAAGATCAACGGCCTGCGGATTGACCATGCCGATGGTCTGTGCGATCCGGAAGACTATATCAAGCGGCTGCAATCGAGCTGTTTTCTGCACCTCTATGGCGAGACCACCGGCGCTGAGAGCAAAGAGGAGGAGGCCACGATTCGCGGGAGGTATGGGCAAATTCTGGCCGGCGACCCTGCTTACAAGCCTTTTTACATCCTCGGCGAAAAGATCCTGCTGAAATCCGAGAAGCTGCCGGAGAGCTGGCCGGTCTATGGGACGACCGGTTACGATTTTGCCAACCAGGTCAATGGCCTCTTCGTCGAGACCGGCCAGGCCAAAGTCTTTGAACGACTCTACAGCCGCTTTGTTCAGCAGCGCATCGACTTCCCTAGTGTAGCCTACGAGTGCAAAAAACTGGTCATGCAGGTCACCATGTCGAGTGAGATCAATACCCTTGGCCACTATTTGAACCGGATCTCCGAACAGAACCGTCATACCCGCGACTTCACCCTCAACAGTCTGATCAAGTCGATCATCGAGGTGATCGCCTGTTTTCCCGTCTACCGGACCTACATCAACAACTACGAGGTCGCGGAGCGGGATCGCCTTTACATCGAGTCGTCGGTCAGTCGGGCCAAACGTCAGAATCCGGCGATCAGCGCCTCGGTCTTCGATTTCATCCGCGATGTCCTCCTGTTGCGCTTCCCGGAGACGATGAATGAGGACTACCGGCAGGTCTGGCTCGATTTCGTCAAGCGTTTTCAACAGATCACCGGCCCGGTCATGGCCAAAGGGGTCGAGGATACCGCCTTTTACGTTTGCAATCGCCTCCTCTCCCTCAACGAGGTCGGCGGCAGTCCGGAGCGCTTCGGCATAACCGTCGAGACCTTTCACGGGCAGAATATCGAACGCAGCAAGAGTCGTCCCTTGGCGATGCTCGCCTCCTCGACCCATGACACCAAGCGGAGCGAGGATGTGCGGGCGCGGATCAACGTCCTCACCGAGATGCCGGAGCTGTGGCGGGAAGGGCTTTACCGCTGGAGCCGGCATAACCGTAAACTCAAGGAGATGATCGACGGCAAGCTGGTGCCGGGACGCAATGAAGAATACTTTCTTTACCAGACCCTGATCGGCACCTGGCCCTTCTGCCCTCCGGATGATCCGGAATTCGCAGGTTTCCGCACCCGCATGAAGGACTATATGCTCAAGGCTCTGCGCGAAGCCAAGGTCAACACCAGCTGGATCAGCCCCAATCTTCCCTATGAAGAGGCGCTCCTGACCTTTATCGACAGGATACTGAAAGTCTCCAGAAAGAATAAATTCCTAACGGATTTTTCCTCCTTTCAGCGCCTGACCGCTGCCTGCGGCATCTTCAATGGATTGGCGCAGACCCTCCTCAAGATCTGCTCGCCGGGGATCCCTGATGTCTATCAGGGGAACGAATTGTGGGATTTCAGCCTTGTCGACCCCGACAATCGCCGTTTTGTCGATTATGCTTTACGAAGAAGGCTCCTTGATGAGTTGCTGCGCAAAGAAGAAGAGGAAGGCCCCCTGGCCACAGCCCGGGATGTCGTTGCCAGCCGCCGCGACGGCCGTATCAAGCTGCACCTGACCTGCAAGGCCCTCAATTTTCGCCGTGCCAACCGTGAGCTCTTTGAAACGGGGCGCTATCTGCCGCTCGTCGTGGAGGGTCCGTGCCAGGATCATGTCTGTGCCTTTGAGCGCGCCTCGAGCGATAGCGCTTTTCTGGTGGTGGTCCCCCTCTGTTGCAGTCATTTACTGGCCGACGAGCAAGGCCTTCCCCTCGGAGAAAAGATTTGGCAGGGAACGCAAATCCTCCTTTCCCCCGAGAGTTCTGCCGCCAGCTACCGAAACCTCCTCACCGGCGAGATCCTCCATGCCGTAGATGGGGAGGGGGGGTGGAACCTGCTTTTGGCTGAAGTCCTCGCCAATTATCCGGTGGCCTTGCTCGAACGGCTTGATCGCAGCCCCTGA